One Platichthys flesus chromosome 14, fPlaFle2.1, whole genome shotgun sequence genomic region harbors:
- the rnf220a gene encoding E3 ubiquitin-protein ligase RNF220a isoform X1, with the protein MEEVDNSRHTFLRVRSNRQTRLNARIGKMKRRKPEEGGQVCPLCSAPLAGSEEEMSRHVEQCLIQREGALCDDDSADMDGDNGRGFEEYEWAGQKRIRATSLLEGGFRGTGFATCNIKESTADSDIDLDVDGDDTLEYGKAQYTEADIIPCSGAGEDQGEAREREALRGAVLNGGMPSSRITTEFSKWASDEMPSTSNGESSKTDPSTPSSSSSSSCAPRTCKNSEIEKVTEEQSTATTMEALKARIRELEKQILRGDRYKCLICMDSYTMPLTSIQCWHVHCEECWLRTLGNKKLCPQCNTITSPGDLRRVYL; encoded by the exons atggaggaggtggacaaCAGCAGACAT ACGTTTCTACGAGTTCGTTCAAACAGGCAAACAAGATTGAAtg CTCGTATAGgcaagatgaagaggaggaagcctGAGGAGGGGGGCCAGGTATGTCCGCTGTGCAGCGCCCCGTTGGctgggagtgaggaggagatgagtaGACATGTGGAACAATGCCTGATCCAG cgtgAGGGTGCCTTGTGCGACGATGACTCTGCAGACATGGATGGAGACAACGGGCGGGGCTTTGAGGAGTATGAGTGGGCGGGGCAGAAGAGGATCAGAGCTACGTCTTTGCTGGAAGGAGGCTTCAGag GAACAGGCTTCGCCACGTGTAACATAAAGGAAAGCACGGCGGACAGTGACATCGACCTGGACGTGGACGGAGACGACACCTTGGAGTACGGCAAAGCTCAGTACACCGAGGCCGATATTATCCCCTGCTCTGGAGCCGGAGAGGACCAAGGAGaggccagagagagggaggcgcTACGAGGAGCTGTGCTTAA TGGTGGGATGCCTTCTAGTAGAATAACGACTGAGTTCTCCAAATGGGCCAGTGATG AAATGCCTTCAACAAGCAATGGAGAGAGCAGCAAGACAGACCCCAGcactccttcatcctcctcctcttcctcctgtgccCCGCGCACCTGTAAAAACAGTGAGATCGAAAA gGTAACGGAGGAGCAGTCCACGGCCACCACCATGGAGGCTCTGAAGGCTCGAATCCGAGAGCTGGAGAAGCAAATCCTGAGAGGAGACCGATACAAGTGTCTCATCTGCATG GACTCTTACACGATGCCACTCACCTCCATCCAGTGCTGGCACGTCCATTGTGAAGAATGCTGGCTCAGGACTCTG GGGAACAAGAAGCTGTGCCCACAGTGCAACACCATCACCTCACCCGGAGACCTGCGGCGTGTCTACTTGTAA